In one Bacillus rossius redtenbacheri isolate Brsri chromosome 11, Brsri_v3, whole genome shotgun sequence genomic region, the following are encoded:
- the LOC134536521 gene encoding transmembrane reductase CYB561D2-like has protein sequence MSKEQEKGDLGHDRDLQPAAYDGNAVSGQQGQGNSDPVRLANTALSYITHTLVAGLTAYLLYVSFRTYQLFSWHPACVTIGSLTLMAEAIMAMSRGNVLTAGLRRPTRVRAHWVLQLLAAGFVLCGFVVEVVVKRTSDRPHFASPHSVLGLVYVVLVVASNCGGLAANYSARLRDHVRLAAVKLAHFLLGAATFALGVCALVTGLYTRFFSVSAGREAQLACTVLLVVVALLVLQSAARSVYSLCRSLLRV, from the exons ATGTCTAAGGAACAAGAGAAAGGAGACCTGGGACACGACAGAGACTTGCAACCAGCTGCCTATGATGGGAATGCCGTGAGCGGACAGCAGGGGCAGGGAAACAGCGACCCCGTGCGGCTAGCGAACACCGCCCTGAGCTACATCACCCACACGCTGGTGGCTGGACTGACAGCTTACCTGCTGTACGTGAGCTTCAGGACGTACCAGCTGTTCTCGTGGCACCCGGCCTGCGTCACCATAGGG TCCCTGACGCTGATGGCGGAGGCCATCATGGCCATGTCGCGCGGCAACGTGTTGACGGCGGGGCTGCGACGGCCGACCCGGGTGCGCGCGCACTGGGTCCTCCAGCTGCTGGCGGCGGGCTTCGTCCTCTGCGGCTTCGTCGTCGAGGTGGTGGTCAAGCGGACGAGCGACCGGCCGCACTTCGCGTCGCCGCACTCGGTCCTGGGGCTGGTCTACGTGGTGCTGGTGGTCGCCTCCAACTGCGGCGGACTGGCCGCCAACTACTCGGCGAGGCTGAGGGACCACGTGCGGCTCGCGGCGGTGAAGCTGGCCCACTTCCTGCTGGGGGCCGCGACCTTCGCCCTGGGGGTGTGCGCCCTCGTCACGGGGCTGTACACCAGGTTCTTCAGCGTGTCCGCGGGCAGGGAGGCGCAGCTGGCCTGCACCGTGCTGCTGGTGGTGGTCGCGCTCCTGGTGCTGCAGAGCGCCGCCAGGTCCGTCTACTCGCTCTGCAGGTCGCTCCTCAGGGTGTGA